The Arachis ipaensis cultivar K30076 chromosome B07, Araip1.1, whole genome shotgun sequence genomic interval ttagatatatttttttattaaagatataattatttatgtgttAGTCTTTAATAAGGTGAAAATTTAGGTGCAGTTaatttcacgtaaagttgataattAAGAATCGttgaataaaaatttagtcaaatcatttaacggttCTTAACCGTCAACTTCACGTAAGGTTAATTACCGTCAACTTCACGTAAATTTAATTGTACCTgagttttataattttaaaaaaaataaatatcaaaatttttatgacttaaaaatttagaatttgtttttttttttttttaNNNNNNNNNNNNNNNNNNNNNNNNNNNNNNNNNNNNNNNNNNNNNNNNNNNNNNNNNNNNNNNNNNNNNNNNNNNNNNNNNNNNNNNNNNNNNNNNNNNNNNNNNNNNNNNNNNNNNNNNNNNNNNNNNNNNNNNNNNNNNNNNNNNNNNNNNNNNNNNNNNNNNNTAACCCGAGTAGAAAGAATGGTTACCAATATAAGAGCAATATTGTTGAACAGGTGGTCAGCAATTGCGACCCATCTTCCGGGGAGAACAGACAACGAGATAAAGAATTTCTGGAACACTCATTTGAAGAAGAAGCTGATTCAGATGGGTTTTGATCCAATGACTCATCAACCAAGAACTGACCTTGTTTCTACCCTCCCATACCTCATAGCTTTGGCAAGCATGATggatacatcatcatcatcaattgaTGAACATGCTCTGAGCTTACAAGCAGAGGCAATTCAAATGGCAAAGCTTCAGTACCTTCATTACTTACTCCAATCTTCTTCATCAAATTCCAACCTTGCCTTCGACCATAACAATCCCATCAACATCACAAACATGGAACCTCCTTTCAGTTTGTTAAATGTGAAAGAGAAtattaatactaataataataataataataatggtccTTCTTCatttcctcctcatcatcatcatcatgggaATGGGATTCTTATTGATGATGATAGTAGCTGTCAACCACTCCACTACCACCCAAACATGCTATTATCTCACTTTTTAGACCCACCATCACAACAAGTCTCTTTCAATTCCCAATCATGTTTGAATAATATTAATGAGCAAGGTCAAGGTTCTACTACTAACTATGCAATCATAAGTCAAATGGATCACACAACAGCTGATGATAATTCCTCCTGGATTGTTCCATCTTCTACTTCTCCATTATCATCTATTGCTCCAAATAATAATGGACCCTCTACTACTACtagtaacaataataacaataataataatccaGGAGATACAAGCAGCACCACTTCTAGCTATGGAGGACctgcttcttcctcctcttcttatTGGTCTGAACTCTTTCTTGTGGACCCTACTATCATGCATGAGCTACCttagtattattttttattttcagatTATAGTTGGCACTGTAtttggtgtgtgtgtgtgtgtttttttattttatgccttcatCATCATCACATTATTGTTTCTTGCCACTTCTTTCAAATCCATAACTGAAAATTAAAAGGTTAGCAAAGTGtactttttttagtatttttaactattaaactaatatttttaatttaacagttcaaaaaataatttttagtctatatttttaaatattattaattaattattgataaaaaataatatgttCTATTAATCTTCTAACGTTCTAAATAATGTTAGAATTTCCGATTTCTCATTCCACCAATATCAAGGGGTAGAAACTAGAAAGTGGATCCTGCTTCAAGGAAGGAAACTAATAAAATTCTTCAGGAATTTGAcctttttgaaaaattattacAACTGGCGCACAATGCACATTGTTAACTTCCATATGAATTATATATCAACAAACATGTATAGTAGTTTCTGCAGTAAAACGGAAGCAAATTAATCATGGCTAATCAAAGGTTTTCACAGTTCTAAAAACCGTGGCTAATGAACCAAAAGTCAtgctaataaaaaaaaatattagaaagatAATAACATAgaattattttctttaatttaatattcataattatatatatataatatctataattatatatttattacggttaaaataattttttattttaatagtaattaaagaatataaaatattttttagataaattgtaatgatattttgatattttattgatattaaaatataaattaaaatttttaattatttttattgtcttattttaattatatcaagtatttaaaatatttttttgttttaataaataataatatatactatatctaaatttattttaagaatatatgttaagaataagactggacacgctgacacgtaatggtatttaggtgtgttcaggtgtgtccggagaagaattttttattttttattaagacacggttggacacagcaggCATGCGTGTCGGACGAATGTCGGTTCGGACACAacaactcagcgaagtgtccATGCTTCATAGcattattctaaaaaaaattaaaattctcctCTCTAGCCACAGTAGTTTTGCGAGCTTTAACTATGATTTGTTTTTTTCCGTAGCTTAAACCCGCTTCTCTTGTAGTGAGAATGTATGGCTGCTATAAATTAAATAGAGAGAAAACAGTTAAGAATTGTTTTCTCATCAACCAACTCAAAGGGTGGTTTACTTAAGAATGTATATATAAACTTAGTTACTCGAATCAAGTATGGGGGATAGGAGAGGTATATCACTCTTGTAAATCATTCAAGTAAAATACGTTCTTGTATCTAGGACAATGAAGGAAATATATTGATATAATTACAATAATTTCTTTGCTTTGGCCTCTTAAATATATTTGCTAATTGATCAGACGGAAGAGTATTAGaatcttaattaatttatttattttccaataTAGGATAACCAAATTAAGTACTTTGCCGGTATATATTTATAGAATAATGTCAagtgtacattaaaattagtcaaaaaaattagttattaatataaaatataagttagaatataaaatatacattaaaaataagttaaacaacaCGTATTTATATAGGCTTATTTTAGTATACACATActatttttgtataaatatatatgacACTCgtaaattaaaatcaataaataaataaaaacgagcttcatatttatattttaaaatgtttcctcaattttttttttaaatctgatatgtgattgatttttttttatagtttgtcttatcttattttttttgtattttagagTAATAAGAATCGAAATTTAGATTTCTTTGAGAATAAAGTGACAATTAGGTTATTGAGAATTTTAATTCAGATTAATTAATTAGTCTCTAAAAAAAAGTATCAATTAGGTCTTCTATAATAACAAACGATAAACATATTATATACTTTTGTCTATGAATTGTGTAAAACGAAATCAAATTGTCCATGTATTTTATTATCTATAATGACATGTTTTGTTATTGTCACATAAATATAAGAACGATGTCGTTTTAGATAGCGAaacattttttatcttttaagttTTCATAACTCTCACTAACTACTTTCTATTTACTACATACAGACCCTAACGAAACAAGTCAAGTTTTACTTTAGAAGTTGTTATCTCTGTAACATTTTCTATAATCAGACACATTACGATAATTAATAGTACACATAAATATTATTGTTCGATTTTACATGATGAATTGACAAAATGACGTAATATAGATTAacatattgatatattttttttaaagatcaaTTAATTCGAAATTAAAATTCTCACTAATTAAATTGTCNNNNNNNNNNNNNNNNNNNNNNNNNNNNNNNNNNNNNNNNNNNNNNNccaaaaaaatataaattttagataAAATTAGACCATGTAGATTTGTAATAACTTATTAAGCTTGAACAATATCAATGAGaccaaaatcttttcaaatatataaaaaagaaaatcatACAAGAACATGTATATTTAAAAGGAAGGGGAGGGGGATGACTGCTGAAAAGGCAAAAGTAGCAAAAACCTTTGTTTCCAATAATGATGAGCAGTTAGATTTGATTCCTTTTCTATTAAGAAGTTGACTGCTAATTAAGCCTtggataaataaatatatatataacaccCCTACACTACACAACACAACACATTACAAAGTCTTGGTATTGAAGGTGATGTTCAACACATGTCCATTCACAAGTGGGAGTATATATGCCTTGTCAAATGTACTTGTGCAATCCCATTGGTTGGGGTCAACATTGTCAATTGTCATGGTTGTCAAAGTAACAAAGAAAAATCCATGCATGTGGTTAGGTttgttctccttcttccttcctcTCTCAATTTTTAAGTGTAACGGGAAACTTTTTCACCACCTAATCCTACCCCATGGGTTGTGTACCACTTAAAGATTCTTATGTCACTACCACAATTTAATTATGTTTAGTTTTTAAAATGAGATTTTTAACGTCTAAAGTAAGCGTTTTAGTCTTATAGACTTAGACCCCTGCATGCTTTTTTTATTCGTGGACTTAATTACGGAAAAAACTAAAAAATCAGTCAAATTTATTGGTTTTTTTTTCAGTATTTTTAATTAGtaactcaatttttttagtttattaatctaataatatattattgactagttattaattaaaaacaataaattttactaaatttttagtAATACAGTTTTATTATACATTTAAGTATTTTTGTCAACCAAATCTAATTAAATTGGTCCAAACCTAACAAAAATTACTCACAAAACGTATGTGTGAATAacgtacttcttttttttttcagcatTTCTCGTTCTTATTCGCGCGTTTCTTTCTCATCGTTATTCTTTTATTGCTACGGCTGTTGTTGCAt includes:
- the LOC107608438 gene encoding transcription factor MYB102, with translation MGRSPCCDESGLKKGPWTPEEDQKLVHHIQKHGHGSWRALPKLAGLNRCGKSCRLRWTNYLRPDIKRGKFSQEEEQTILHLHSILGNKWSAIATHLPGRTDNEIKNFWNTHLKKKLIQMGFDPMTHQPRTDLVSTLPYLIALASMMDTSSSSIDEHALSLQAEAIQMAKLQYLHYLLQSSSSNSNLAFDHNNPINITNMEPPFSLLNVKENINTNNNNNNNGPSSFPPHHHHHGNGILIDDDSSCQPLHYHPNMLLSHFLDPPSQQVSFNSQSCLNNINEQGQGSTTNYAIISQMDHTTADDNSSWIVPSSTSPLSSIAPNNNGPSTTTSNNNNNNNNPGDTSSTTSSYGGPASSSSSYWSELFLVDPTIMHELP